The following are encoded in a window of Lacinutrix sp. WUR7 genomic DNA:
- a CDS encoding ATP-binding cassette domain-containing protein, whose protein sequence is MQQTQNHYAIEYTKLSPQDNWLSPLLYGAYNLPGLKGKKGVLFSNAILEKHIQEEEKYDIFKLTSGKNRSLRTLSTGEQKKALLTYLLQQKPDFIVLNNPYETLDIASVALLKQQLISVSKEMPIVFIFNRQEDLLPIITHVITFEKDALKAVAPIAAYPFKKSDFVFDKEIPQPITTYTNIPEVLVDLKHIHVSYDDRPILQDINWTIKKKEFWQLIGPNGSGKTTLLSMIYGNNTKAYGQEVYLFGKKKGSGESVWDIKQKIGYISPSMLELFHRNHTVEQMIISGFFDSIGLYQTPTTLQVRTAAMWMEVLNLSKEKNTSFLKLSPAIQRLVLIARAMIKHPPLLILDEPLIHVDDEGTALIIALINKIAKESETSILFVSHRHEANIQPDFTYTLCPSPSGSIGIQK, encoded by the coding sequence ATGCAACAAACACAAAATCATTACGCAATAGAATACACCAAACTTTCACCACAAGACAATTGGTTATCTCCATTACTTTATGGTGCATATAATTTGCCTGGATTAAAAGGAAAGAAAGGTGTTTTATTTTCAAATGCTATTTTAGAAAAACATATTCAAGAGGAAGAAAAATATGATATTTTTAAGTTAACATCAGGAAAAAACAGAAGTCTTAGAACATTATCTACTGGTGAGCAAAAAAAAGCATTACTGACTTATTTGCTACAACAAAAACCAGATTTTATAGTATTAAATAATCCTTATGAAACCTTAGACATCGCTTCTGTTGCTTTATTAAAACAGCAATTAATTTCGGTGTCTAAAGAAATGCCTATCGTATTTATTTTTAATAGACAGGAAGATTTACTTCCAATAATCACACATGTAATTACATTTGAAAAAGATGCACTTAAAGCAGTGGCACCAATTGCAGCATATCCTTTTAAAAAAAGTGATTTTGTTTTTGATAAAGAAATCCCCCAACCAATAACAACCTATACAAATATTCCTGAAGTATTGGTAGACCTGAAGCATATACATGTAAGTTATGACGATCGTCCCATTCTACAAGATATTAACTGGACCATTAAAAAAAAGGAATTTTGGCAGTTAATAGGTCCCAACGGATCTGGAAAAACCACCTTACTATCCATGATTTATGGGAACAACACCAAGGCTTATGGTCAAGAAGTATATCTCTTTGGCAAGAAAAAAGGCTCTGGTGAAAGTGTTTGGGATATAAAACAGAAAATTGGATATATTAGTCCTTCGATGTTAGAATTGTTTCATCGAAACCATACCGTAGAACAAATGATTATTTCGGGATTTTTTGATAGTATCGGACTATATCAAACACCAACTACGTTACAAGTACGTACTGCAGCGATGTGGATGGAAGTTTTAAATTTAAGTAAAGAAAAAAACACCTCTTTTCTTAAATTATCACCAGCTATACAACGATTGGTATTAATAGCCCGAGCTATGATTAAACATCCTCCTTTACTTATTTTAGACGAACCATTAATTCATGTAGATGATGAAGGCACCGCACTCATTATTGCATTAATAAACAAAATTGCAAAGGAAAGTGAGACCAGTATTCTGTTTGTTTCACATCGTCATGAGGCTAATATTCAGCCAGATTTCACCTATACACTTTGCCCCTCTCCCAGTGGTTCTATAGGCATACAGAAATAA
- a CDS encoding T9SS type A sorting domain-containing protein, translated as MNKKKRATTNNKKIDIQNLTNGIYFLKFENGNTLKFIKQ; from the coding sequence ATGAATAAAAAAAAACGTGCCACAACAAATAATAAAAAAATCGATATTCAAAATTTAACTAACGGAATTTATTTTTTGAAATTTGAAAATGGAAATACTTTAAAATTCATAAAGCAATAA